A segment of the Calderihabitans maritimus genome:
GGTCACGCAAAGCCTCGATAAGATCACCTTTGAGCTGTTCCGCAACCTTCCGCCGCAAACCACTGAGTTCCTCAGTTACGGCAGCGTATTCTTCTTTCAGTTCATTAATCCTGGCTCTTATTTCTCCTGCTTTCTCCTCGCAGGCAGTCATATTCTCTAAACTTGCCGCAATTTCTTCCCGGTATTGCAGGACCTCCTCTAGGGAAGGGCCGTACTTTTTCTTGAGCCCGTCTATCTGCAGCAGGCGCTGTTCTACTTCCTCCAAACGGTGCGGGTCGTATTCCATACGCGCCTGATAATCTCTCAGTTGGTATCCTACTTCTTCCAACAAATAAAGCGCATTTTCCAAAGAATCCAGACACCCCTGCAACGTATCATCGACCGACGTCAGTTCCTTAAGCTCTCTTATAGCCTGACTGGTTAAATCGTAGGCTGAACTCTGGCGGTTGGTACCGGCAAAAACGAATGTGTAGGCTCTACTTACCCCGGACGCCAACATTTCTGCATTAGCTAGCACTGCCCGTTCTCTTTCCAGTTCCCTGTCTTCCCCCGGTACCACGTTAGCCCTGTCAATTTCCTCCAACTGATACCGGAGCAGGTCTATACGCCGGGCCCGATCTAATTCATCGCCTTCTAAAGTTCTTAATTCCTCTTCCGCGCGGCGGATTTTTTCAAACAGGATTTCAGTCCGCTTTCTGAGCTTAAGCAATTGTTCTCCTCCGAAACTGTCCAGAAGGTATAGCTGCTGGCGAGGTTCCAGCAGGGACTGATTGTCATATTGGCCGTGGATGTCAATCAGATAGGTTCCCACCCGGCGGTACATCGACAGAGTTACCGCCTGCCCGTTAATACGGCACACATTTTTCCCGTTTCTTAAAATTTCCCGGGAAAGAAGTAGGATACAGTCTTCTTCCTCTTCAATGCCCAGTTCATTTAGAATTCTTGCCAAATTTTCCATCCCTTTGTAATCAAAAAGTCCGGAAATAACAGCTCTGGAAGCGCCGGTACGAATGTACTCGCTGGAAGCCCTAGCTCCTAAAAGGAGGGATACAGCATCTACGATAATAGATTTACCGGCCCCTGTCTCTCCCGTTAACACGTTCAACCCGGGAGCAAACTGTATTTTAAGTTCTTCAATTAAGGCGAAATTCTTAATATCCAGCTCTAGTAGCATCTGAGCCTCCCCCCGCAGCTACTTCATAAAAGAGAGAAACATTTTTAATAGTTTAGACACGGCACTTTTGGGCTTAACTATTACCAAGATGGTATCATCGCCGGCCACGGTACCGATTATCTCTTTCCACTCCACTTTGTCTATCCAGGAAGCAACAGCATGAGCCGTTCCCGGCAAAGTCTTTATCACAATGAGGTTTTCGCTGTAATCCACTTCGGTCACCGAATCCTGGAACATACGGTGTAGTCTCGCGTAGACGTTTCCCATTGGGCGTTCGGAAGGCGCTGCGTAGCGGTAGGCATTTCTTCCTACCGGTACCTTGACTAATCCCAACTCCTTTATGTCACGAGAAATGGTAGCCTGGGTAACTTCAAAGCCCTGCTGCTTCAGCTCGCGCGCAAGCTCTTGCTGAGTACCAATGGGTTTCCGGTTTATGATCTCCA
Coding sequences within it:
- the argR gene encoding arginine repressor codes for the protein MKTRRQKEILEIINRKPIGTQQELARELKQQGFEVTQATISRDIKELGLVKVPVGRNAYRYAAPSERPMGNVYARLHRMFQDSVTEVDYSENLIVIKTLPGTAHAVASWIDKVEWKEIIGTVAGDDTILVIVKPKSAVSKLLKMFLSFMK
- the recN gene encoding DNA repair protein RecN gives rise to the protein MLLELDIKNFALIEELKIQFAPGLNVLTGETGAGKSIIVDAVSLLLGARASSEYIRTGASRAVISGLFDYKGMENLARILNELGIEEEEDCILLLSREILRNGKNVCRINGQAVTLSMYRRVGTYLIDIHGQYDNQSLLEPRQQLYLLDSFGGEQLLKLRKRTEILFEKIRRAEEELRTLEGDELDRARRIDLLRYQLEEIDRANVVPGEDRELERERAVLANAEMLASGVSRAYTFVFAGTNRQSSAYDLTSQAIRELKELTSVDDTLQGCLDSLENALYLLEEVGYQLRDYQARMEYDPHRLEEVEQRLLQIDGLKKKYGPSLEEVLQYREEIAASLENMTACEEKAGEIRARINELKEEYAAVTEELSGLRRKVAEQLKGDLIEALRDLEMPHARLDIVFAPAEAGRLGTDRVEFTFSPNPGEALKPLAKIASGGEMVRVLLALKSTLAEVDSIPTLIFDEIDTGAGGKAAQAIASKLARIASFRQVICVTHSPIVASRAHEHFFISKETIDGRTYTKVKKLPEEERRRELARMLSGREDSSVALRHAEELLKYSKKS